AGCACGTCCACGGAGGGGTGGTGCGGGGTGCCCAGCGGCTGGCGGTCCAGGCGCACCAGGTCCAGCGCCCCGCGCCGCTCCACCTTCAGGTGCATCCCCGCCTTCGCCAGCACCACGCGGCCCGGCACCAGCTCCAGCCCGTCGCGCGCCTCCACCACCTCCAGCGCGCTCTGCGTGTCCAGCCGCTTCGCCACCGCCTCCGTGTAGCCGGCGGGGATGTGCAGCGCGAGCACCACCGGCGCCGGGAAGTCCCGGGGCAGCGACGACAACAGCCGCGTCAGCGCCTGCGGCCCGCCCGTGGACGTGCCCACCGCGAGCAGCTTCGGGGACGCCCCGGTCCCCGTGCGCGCGGCGCGGACGGCGGCGTCCCGCGCCTCCTCCTGGACGTAGCGCGGCATGGCCCGGCCCGCGATGCGCACCTTCTCCACCAGCTCCGCGCCCAGCTCGTAGAGCCGCTCGGTGGCGAGCGCCGTGGGCTTGTGCACCAGCTCCACCGCGCCCGCCTGGAGCGCGGCCACCGCCAGCTCGCTGTCCGTGCCCGCGCTGCTCACCACCACCACGCGCGGCGCGTCCGGCATGCCCGCGAGCGCCTTGAGCAGGCCCAGCCCGTCCAGCGCCGGCATCACCAGGTCCAGGGTGATGACGTCCGGCTTGAACTCCGCCACCCGTTCCAGCGCGTCCAGCCCGTCGCGCGCGGTGCCGACCACCTCCAGGCCCTCCGCGTCCGACAGCACCTTGCGCAGCACCTTGCGCGCGAAGGCCGAGTCGTCCACCACCAGCACCCGCAGGGGCGCCGGCGGCGTCATGACCCTTCCTTGAGATAGAAGAACGAGCCGCGCCGTTCCTCGCAGTGCAGCGCCGTGCCGAAACGCATCAGGGACTCCGACGTACCCACCAAGAGTTGCCCCCCCGGCTTGAGCACCCGGGTGAGGCCGTCCACCACGCGTCGCGCGGTGTCGTCCTGGAAGTAGATGAGCACGTTTCGGCAGAGGATGGCGTCAAAGCTCTCCGGCGCCGGGAAGTTCGCGGTGTCCAGCAGGTTCAGCGCCTTCCACTCCACCGCGGCCACCAGCTCCGGCCGCACGCGGGGGC
The DNA window shown above is from Corallococcus soli and carries:
- the cheB gene encoding chemotaxis-specific protein-glutamate methyltransferase CheB, whose product is MTPPAPLRVLVVDDSAFARKVLRKVLSDAEGLEVVGTARDGLDALERVAEFKPDVITLDLVMPALDGLGLLKALAGMPDAPRVVVVSSAGTDSELAVAALQAGAVELVHKPTALATERLYELGAELVEKVRIAGRAMPRYVQEEARDAAVRAARTGTGASPKLLAVGTSTGGPQALTRLLSSLPRDFPAPVVLALHIPAGYTEAVAKRLDTQSALEVVEARDGLELVPGRVVLAKAGMHLKVERRGALDLVRLDRQPLGTPHHPSVDVLFQSVAVGWGRDAVALVLTGMGDDGLVGARAVRAAGGVVLTEAESSCVVYGMPRVVDEAGLSQGSAPLDGLVPLLERFIR